A stretch of Eubalaena glacialis isolate mEubGla1 chromosome 10, mEubGla1.1.hap2.+ XY, whole genome shotgun sequence DNA encodes these proteins:
- the C1QTNF5 gene encoding complement C1q tumor necrosis factor-related protein 5 isoform X1 yields MVGGGPASPSPCAVLSGFLGLGTPPSSSPRGHSASLRDMAVGWGPSRLRRGGDRGRSQDSGSRLLSCPAHRRPEARGVRAPRASAMRPLLALLLLGLAAGSPPLDDNKIPSLCPGHPGLPGTPGHHGSQGLPGRDGRDGRDGAPGAPGEKGEGGRPGLPGPRGEPGPRGEAGPVGAAGPAGECSVPPRSAFSAKRSESRVPPPSDAPLPFDRVLVNEQGHYDAVTGKFTCQVPGVYYFAVHATVYRASLQFDLVKNGESIASFFQFFGGWPKPASLSGGAMVRLEPKDQVWVQVGVGDYIGIYASIKTDSTFSGFLVYSDWHNSPVFA; encoded by the exons ATGGTGGGGGGAGGCCCGGCCTCTCCTTCCCCCTGCGCGGTGCTCTCGGGGTTCTTGGGGCTAGGGACGCCCCCTTCTTCGTCCCCTCGCGGCCACTCAGCCTCACTCAGGGAcatggcagtggggtggggaccGAGCCGGCTGCGCCGGGGCGGGGACCGAGGCAGGTCCCAGGATTCTGGGTCCCGACTCCTGTCCTGCCCAGCCCACAGACGACCAGAGGCCCGCGGCGTCCGGGCTCCGCGTGCCAGCGCCATGCGGCCGCTCCTCGCTCTACTGCTCCTGGGCTTGGCGGCCGGCTCGCCCCCGCTGGACGACAACAAGATCCCCAGCCTGTGCCCGGGGCACCCCGGCCTTCCCGGCACGCCGGGCCACCATGGCAGCCAGGGCCTGCCCGGCCGCGACGGCCGCGATGGCCGCGACGGCGCGCCCGGGGCTCCGGGAGAGAAAGGCGAGGGCGGGAGACCGG gcCTCCCGGGGCCGCGTGGGGAGCCCGGGCCGCGAGGAGAAGCAGGCCCCGTGGGGGCGGCCGGGCCAGCAGGCGAGTGCTCGGTGCCTCCGCGCTCCGCCTTCAGCGCCAAGCGCTCAGAGAGCCGGGTGCCCCCGCCGTCGGACGCGCCCCTACCCTTCGACCGCGTGCTGGTGAATGAGCAGGGACATTACGACGCCGTCACCGGCAAGTTCACCTGCCAGGTGCCCGGGGTCTACTACTTCGCCGTCCACGCCACCGTCTACCGGGCTAGCCTGCAGTTCGATCTGGTCAAGAATGGAGAGTCCATCGCCTCTTTCTTCCAGTTCTTCGGGGGGTGGCCCAAGCCAGCCTCGCTCTCCGGGGGCGCCATGGTGAGGCTGGAGCCCAAAGACCAGGTGTGGGTACAGGTGGGCGTGGGTGATTATATTGGCATCTACGCCAGCATCAAGACAGACAGCACCTTCTCTGGATTTCTAGTGTATTCTGACTGGCACAACTCCCCTGTCTTCGCTTGA
- the C1QTNF5 gene encoding complement C1q tumor necrosis factor-related protein 5 isoform X2 produces MRPLLALLLLGLAAGSPPLDDNKIPSLCPGHPGLPGTPGHHGSQGLPGRDGRDGRDGAPGAPGEKGEGGRPGLPGPRGEPGPRGEAGPVGAAGPAGECSVPPRSAFSAKRSESRVPPPSDAPLPFDRVLVNEQGHYDAVTGKFTCQVPGVYYFAVHATVYRASLQFDLVKNGESIASFFQFFGGWPKPASLSGGAMVRLEPKDQVWVQVGVGDYIGIYASIKTDSTFSGFLVYSDWHNSPVFA; encoded by the exons ATGCGGCCGCTCCTCGCTCTACTGCTCCTGGGCTTGGCGGCCGGCTCGCCCCCGCTGGACGACAACAAGATCCCCAGCCTGTGCCCGGGGCACCCCGGCCTTCCCGGCACGCCGGGCCACCATGGCAGCCAGGGCCTGCCCGGCCGCGACGGCCGCGATGGCCGCGACGGCGCGCCCGGGGCTCCGGGAGAGAAAGGCGAGGGCGGGAGACCGG gcCTCCCGGGGCCGCGTGGGGAGCCCGGGCCGCGAGGAGAAGCAGGCCCCGTGGGGGCGGCCGGGCCAGCAGGCGAGTGCTCGGTGCCTCCGCGCTCCGCCTTCAGCGCCAAGCGCTCAGAGAGCCGGGTGCCCCCGCCGTCGGACGCGCCCCTACCCTTCGACCGCGTGCTGGTGAATGAGCAGGGACATTACGACGCCGTCACCGGCAAGTTCACCTGCCAGGTGCCCGGGGTCTACTACTTCGCCGTCCACGCCACCGTCTACCGGGCTAGCCTGCAGTTCGATCTGGTCAAGAATGGAGAGTCCATCGCCTCTTTCTTCCAGTTCTTCGGGGGGTGGCCCAAGCCAGCCTCGCTCTCCGGGGGCGCCATGGTGAGGCTGGAGCCCAAAGACCAGGTGTGGGTACAGGTGGGCGTGGGTGATTATATTGGCATCTACGCCAGCATCAAGACAGACAGCACCTTCTCTGGATTTCTAGTGTATTCTGACTGGCACAACTCCCCTGTCTTCGCTTGA
- the RNF26 gene encoding E3 ubiquitin-protein ligase RNF26, producing the protein MEAVYLVVNGVGLLLDVLTLVLDLNFLLVSSLLASLAWLLAFIYNLPHTVLTSLLHLGRGVLLSLLAFIEAVVPFTFGGFQALCTVLYSCCSGLESLKLLGHLASHGALRSREILHRGVLNMVSNGHALLRQVCDICAITMSLVAYVINSLVNICLIGTQNLFSLVLALWDAVMGPLWRMTDVVAAFLAHISSSAVATSILLWTPCQLVLELLASAARLLASFVLVNLTGLVLLACVLAVTVTLLHPDLTLRLATRALSQLHARPSYHRLREDVVRLSRLALGLEAWRRVWSRSLQLANWPNRGGAPGAPQGGPRRVPSARTWQQDALPEAGPRSEAEEEEVRMARVTAARGRERLNVEEPIAGQDPWKLLKEQEERKKCVICQDQSKTVLLLPCRHLCLCQACTEILMRHPVHHRNCPLCRRGILQTLNVYL; encoded by the coding sequence ATGGAGGCTGTGTACCTGGTAGTGAATGGGGTGGGCCTGTTGCTGGATGTGCTGACCTTGGTGTTGGACCTCAACTTCCTGCTGGTGTCCTCCCTCCTGGCTTCCCTGGCCTGGCTCCTGGCCTTCATCTACAACCTGCCACATACGGTACTGACTAGTCTTCTGCACTTGGGCCGTGGAGTCTTGCTGTCACTGCTGGCCTTCATCGAAGCCGTGGTTCCCTTCACCTTTGGGGGCTTTCAGGCCTTGTGTACCGTACTATACAGCTGCTGTTCTGGCTTGGAGAGCTTAAAGCTCCTGGGGCACCTGGCCTCCCACGGGGCGCTTAGGAGCCGGGAGATCCTGCACCGGGGTGTCCTCAATATGGTCTCCAATGGCCATGCTTTGCTGCGCCAGGTCTGTGACATCTGTGCCATCACCATGAGCCTGGTGGCCTATGTGATCAATAGCCTGGTCAACATCTGCCTCATTGGCACTCAGAACCTCTTCTCCCTGGTGCTGGCCCTGTGGGATGCAGTGATGGGACCGCTGTGGAGGATGACGGATGTAGTGGCTGCTTTCCTAGCCCACATTTCCAGCAGCGCCGTGGCCACGTCCATCCTCCTCTGGACCCCCTGCCAACTGGTACTGGAGCTCTTGGCCTCTGCTGCCCGCCTCCTGGCCAGCTTTGTGCTTGTCAATCTCACTGGCCTGGTGCTGCTGGCTTGCGTGCTGGCAGTGACAGTGACTCTGTTGCACCCGGACCTCACCCTGAGGCTGGCCACCCGGGCGCTCAGTCAGCTCCATGCCCGGCCATCCTACCACCGGCTCAGAGAGGATGTTGTGCGGCTCTCTCGCCTAGCACTGGGCTTGGAGGCCTGGCGCCGAGTCTGGAGCCGTAGCCTGCAGCTGGCGAACTGGCCTAACCGGGGAGGGGCCCCCGGGGCCCCCCAGGGTGGCCCTAGGAGGGTGCCCTCAGCCAGGACCTGGCAACAGGACGCTCTTCCTGAAGCTGGGCCCAGATCAGAGGCAGAAGAAGAGGAGGTCAGGATGGCCAGAGTGACAGCTGCCCGGGGCCGGGAGAGGCTCAATGTGGAGGAGCCTATAGCTGGGCAAGACCCATGGAAATTGCTGAAGGAGCAAGAGGAGCGGAAGAAGTGCGTCATCTGCCAGGACCAGAGCAAGACAGTGCTGCTTCTGCCCTGTCGGCACCTGTGCCTCTGCCAGGCCTGCACTGAGATCCTGATGCGCCACCCCGTCCACCACCGCAACTGCCCGCTGTGCCGCCGGGGCATCCTGCAGACCCTCAACGTCTACCTCTGA